The Exiguobacterium aurantiacum DSM 6208 genome includes a window with the following:
- a CDS encoding sensor histidine kinase, which translates to MERLRTLLEVRKSYFFQITFIIFIILGLVISSLAFSADRVTVSRAEELAQQQFDYAIDGSIENMETRLGKLYEDLVYLGAYLGNEPWIEERIRTGYLNQRTGFTSIFYYNLQDDAFTWYSQRQVPAMMLKADPKFTDVITSGGNDIYMSEPISISGDVGTYLYVPVLEDNRPVGLFGGSISVLNSDLYRRVLESANDNMILYLLNERGEVLSTSFNLVTDAERRLSREVVAAARDKDARSIMSTDSDVYMYEPDARVNGWSVLAKHSTDSVYEAVYATRWQYLLITLVTFFLSILVGLLLSKTLTSPLTELVQSIKRQQSLEPIQLERTGSKEVQTLLDTYNDYSRRMETSRREQLSQQQLLLQQEKLASLGQLAAGIAHEIRNPLTPVQITLQMVKEGHSSQEMLDLALSELDRANHLITTMLTLAKPDQSRRDEEWLDMAEFASRLEFLLDAECYKRVTNWELIVPNEMPPFYCSNDMLVQIIYNLFKNAVEAVDPKGADGSVTVTILFTERDYRFLIEDNGVGMTKSQVQAIGSAFYTTKENGNGLGLYMIREYLKAVNGTMEIESVEGEGTAMMIKIPRRSDV; encoded by the coding sequence GTGGAACGCTTGAGAACATTGCTTGAAGTTCGAAAATCGTACTTCTTTCAAATTACGTTTATCATCTTCATCATTTTAGGGCTCGTCATCTCATCTTTAGCGTTTTCGGCCGATCGTGTGACGGTGTCCCGAGCCGAAGAGTTGGCGCAACAACAGTTCGATTATGCGATAGACGGCAGTATCGAGAACATGGAGACACGACTCGGAAAGTTATATGAAGACCTCGTTTATCTCGGTGCCTATCTCGGCAACGAACCGTGGATCGAGGAACGGATTCGGACCGGGTATTTGAATCAGCGTACCGGGTTCACGTCCATCTTTTATTATAACCTTCAAGACGACGCGTTCACCTGGTACTCGCAACGCCAAGTGCCTGCGATGATGTTGAAGGCGGACCCTAAGTTCACGGACGTCATCACGTCAGGCGGTAATGACATTTATATGAGTGAACCGATCTCCATCTCAGGGGACGTCGGTACGTATTTATACGTGCCGGTGTTGGAAGATAACCGGCCGGTCGGATTGTTCGGCGGAAGTATCAGCGTGCTCAACTCCGACCTTTACCGGCGTGTCCTTGAGTCAGCGAACGATAACATGATCCTATATTTGTTGAACGAGCGCGGTGAGGTGCTATCGACCTCGTTCAACCTCGTCACGGATGCAGAGCGGCGCTTGTCACGTGAGGTCGTTGCAGCGGCGAGAGACAAAGACGCCCGCTCGATCATGAGCACGGATTCGGACGTCTATATGTATGAACCTGACGCCCGCGTCAATGGCTGGAGCGTGCTCGCCAAACATAGCACGGATTCTGTGTACGAGGCCGTGTACGCGACTAGATGGCAATACTTGCTCATCACGCTCGTCACATTTTTCTTGAGCATCCTCGTCGGGTTGCTCTTATCGAAAACGTTGACGAGTCCGCTCACCGAACTCGTTCAAAGCATTAAACGACAACAGTCACTTGAACCGATCCAACTCGAACGGACGGGCTCGAAAGAAGTGCAGACGTTGCTCGACACGTATAACGATTACTCAAGACGGATGGAGACATCGCGACGCGAACAATTGAGCCAACAACAGCTGTTGCTACAGCAAGAGAAACTCGCGTCGCTCGGACAGCTTGCTGCTGGAATCGCCCACGAGATCCGTAACCCGCTCACGCCGGTCCAAATCACGTTGCAAATGGTGAAGGAAGGACATAGCAGTCAAGAGATGCTCGACCTTGCGCTCTCGGAACTCGACCGGGCGAACCATTTGATCACGACGATGCTCACGCTTGCGAAACCCGATCAGTCAAGACGGGACGAAGAGTGGCTCGATATGGCCGAGTTTGCGAGCCGGCTCGAGTTTTTACTCGACGCCGAGTGTTACAAACGGGTCACGAACTGGGAGTTGATCGTGCCGAACGAGATGCCCCCGTTCTATTGCTCGAACGATATGCTCGTCCAAATCATTTACAACTTGTTCAAAAACGCCGTCGAGGCGGTCGACCCAAAAGGGGCCGACGGCAGTGTCACCGTGACGATCCTCTTCACGGAACGTGATTATCGTTTCCTGATCGAAGACAACGGTGTCGGCATGACGAAGTCGCAAGTGCAAGCGATTGGATCTGCGTTTTATACGACGAAAGAGAACGGGAACGGGCTCGGTCTTTACATGATCCGGGAGTACTTGAAGGCTGTGAACGGTACAATGGAAATTGAGAGTGTCGAAGGGGAAGGGACGGCTATGATGATCAAGATCCCGAGGCGGTCAGACGTATGA